The following proteins come from a genomic window of Rutidosis leptorrhynchoides isolate AG116_Rl617_1_P2 chromosome 10, CSIRO_AGI_Rlap_v1, whole genome shotgun sequence:
- the LOC139870701 gene encoding uncharacterized protein, which yields MSDDISIWAAASLNMSKLHINTEELHNFVLYEVELLLNQCSRSIAEYGLPSLPPDLLLDLANRLIMEEKNYDRESLEMERVQLESMMNSKQKIMYDLITRASYAKSTELIFVYGHGGMGKTFLWKAVITALRARGKIVLAVASSGIESHLLPSGRTAHSRFKLPLVLTDESMCNVKKNTQMAELLQKTDLIVWDEAPMNNRRRGFQTNSAYKKKGSNEDILDASITSSYLWQEFKLFTLTENMRLQRPSLTLLEKKEISNFYDWLLSNGNGQVGSPDEQDPENARRVQIPDEYSISDNEDSLSNLSSFIYHRESLQHPTAFDLQQKAIVCSKNDASDAINKTIVDMIAKYLENDTITIIA from the exons ATGTCCGATGATATTTCTATTTGGGCTGCTGCTTCTTTGAACATGTCAAAATTGCATATAAATACTGAAGAACTCCATAATTTTGTTTTGTATGAGGTTGAGCTTCTTTTAAATCAATGTTCAAGGTCAATAGCTGAGTATGGGTTGCCTTCATTGCCGCCAGACCTCCTGTTAGATCTTGCCAATCGGTTGATTATGGAAGAGAAAAATTATGATCGGGAATCACTTGAAATGGAACGCGTGCAACTTGAAAGCATGATGAATTCGAAACAAAAAATAATGTACGATCTAATTACACGGGCCTCGTATGCTAAGTCAACTGAATTGATATTCGTTTATGGGCATGGCGGTATGGGTAAGACATTCTTATGGAAGGCGGTTATTACAGCACTGAGAGCAAGGGGTAAAATTGTTCTTGCTGTAGCATCATCTGGTATTGAATCCCATCTTCTGCCATCAGGTCGAACGGCACATTCTCGATTCAAACTTCCATTGGTTCTCACTGATGAATCGATGTGCAATGTCAAGAAAAATACTCAAATGGCTGAGTTATTGCAGAAAACTGACCTAATCGTGTGGGATGAGGCACCGATGAACAATAGGCG GCGGGGATTTCAAACAAACTCTGCCTATAAAAAAAAGGGGTCGAATGAAGATATACTGGATGCCTCCATTACTAGCTCATATTTGTGGCAAGAATTCAAGCTCTTTACGCTCACAGAAAACATGCGGCTGCAACGACCTAGCCTAACATTGTTAGAAAAGAAAGAAATTTCTAATTTCTATGACTGGTTGCTTAGCAATGGGAACGGTCAAGTAGGGTCACCTGATGAGCAAGATCCAGAGAACGCCCGGCGGGTACAAATCCCCGATGAATACAGCATCTCCGACAACGAAGACAGCCTTTCAAATCTAAGCTCATTTATATATCATCGTGAATCACTGCAACATCCAACAGCTTTCGATCTTCAACAAAAAGCAATTGTCTGCTCAAAGAATGACGCATCCGATGCAATAAATAAGACCATCGTCGATAtg ATAGCGAAATACCTAGAAAATGATACGATTAcgataatcgcctag
- the LOC139870702 gene encoding uncharacterized protein yields the protein MTMNMYYSFQIHDRLGVYSLMLRMGRLFQQYVVTVYCSIELNSMDYIRHKKKDIRNEYLSILYDAIDRGDQIGADVGSMTILSASFTGGPCYMCSHYLDALAICRVYGNPQFFLSHLPIMLNGQRSLVLYKIEFQKRGLPHCHTLLWVHSPPLSPINQRIDDYKSAELPDLRTDPVGYAVICATMMHGPCGLAKSSAPCMELSACSKKFPKLYNSKTYFEVDGRAHYRRRNTGIYTTRGGVKLDNSYVVPYNLLLCLTFHAHINVEFYGWTMLIKYLFKYMSKGTDRVAARITRHVVNTGAQQSQAPKAINEIQNFIDAHIICPHEACWRIFNFPIHHREPAVQILGYDGNKCWKQRANLKKPCIGRLTYIHLAFREAFFLENAPLHQKGCKSFADIRTVNNIVHSTYRSTCEAIGLLGDDKEWSTALEEASVSASSSELR from the exons ATGACTATGAACATGTACTACAGCTTTCAAATTCATGATAGGCTTGGTGTATACAGCTTGATGCTTAGGATGGGGCGACTTTTCCAGCAGTATGTAGTTACGGTTTATTGTAGCATTGAATTAAATAGTATGGATTACATACGTCATAAGAAAAAAGATATACGAAATGAGTATCTGTCTATTTTGTACGATGCCATTGATAGGGGGGACCAAATCGGTGCAGATGTTGGTAGCATGACGATACTCTCTGCTTCATTTACCGGTGGGCCGTGCTATATGTGTAGTCATTACTTGGATGCTCTTGCTATTTGTAGAGTATATGGAAATCCTCAGTTTTTTTTATCACATTTACCTATAATGTTAAATGGCCAGAGATCGCTCG TCCTCTATAAGATCGAGTTTCAGAAGCGAGGTCTGCCGCATTGTCATACATTATTATGGGTTCATTCGCCTCCATTGTCTCCTATAAATCAGCGCATAGATGACTACAAATCAGCCGAGTTACCCGATCTTAGAACTGATCCAGTTGGCTATGCAGTTATCTGTGCAACTATGATGCACGGTCCTTGTGGCCTCGCAAAGTCAAGTGCACCATGCATGGAACTGTCTGCTTGCTCAAAGAAGTTCCCTAAATTATATAATAGCAAAACTTATTTTGAAGTTGATGGGCGCGCTCACTATCGGCGGCGTAACACTGGGATTTATACCACCAGAGGCGGGGTGAAGCTTGATAATAGTTACGTTGTCCCCTACAATCTGCTTCTATGTCTAACTTTTCATGCTCATATAAACGTTGAGTTTTATGGTTGGACAATGCTCATCAAGTATTTGTTTAAGTACATGTCAAAAGGAACCGATCGTGTTGCTGCTCGCATAACAAGGCATGTGGTCAATACCGGTGCTCAACAATCACAGGCTCCTAAGGCTATCAACGAGATTCAGAATTTCATTGACGCCCACATTATTTGCCCTCATGAAGCTTGCTGGCGTATATTTAATTTCCCGATACATCATCGTGAACCAGCGGTCCAGATTCTTGGC TATGATGGAAACAAGTGTTGGAAACAAAGGGCAAACTTGAAGAAACCTTGTATTGGAAGGTTAACGTATATACATCTGGCGTTTCGGGAGGCTTTTTTTCTTGAGAATGCTCCTTTGCATCAAAAGGGCTGCAAAAGCTTCGCAGACATAAGAACAGTCAATAATATTGTACATTCTACGTACCGATCGACATGCGAGGCTATTGGCTTACTtggtgatgataaagaatggtcaaCTGCTCTTGAAGAGGCTTCTGTATCTGCGTCTTCGTCTGAGCTCCGCTAG